The segment AACCAGCCAAGAACGACATTTTTGACGGCGTGGACACCACCTGGAATCGTATTCACGGCGGCAATGAAATTGGAAAGTTAATTGACGGCATCATTGCCAAATTCAATCCAGCAGATCCCGCGGCAAGTGTGCCCGATTTGCTCGAATTGCGCAGCAAAGTGAATGCGCAGCCAGCCAGCCGGTTGGTTGACGAAAAACGCCGGCAGCTTGATCGAATTCTTCAGGCTTGCCTGGGACTAACCGTAGAAACGACAGTGGACCATGCAGAAGTCGTTCCCGGCGAGACCATCGTCCTTCGTCACACAGCCACCATGAGGAGCGATGCTCCGGTCCATTGGCTGGGCGTTAGGTACCCGAATATTTCAAAAAGCACCGACGAATCCATGGAACTGCATTCTAATCAGCCAGCCGAGCGCAAAATTACGCAAATGATCCCAACCAATACTCCGCTCACTCAGCCGTATTGGTTGCAAGAACCGCCAGGCATTGGATTGTACCATGTGTCGGATGCATCGCTGATTGGTCGGCCAGAGAATCCGCCAGTGTTTCCGATTGAGCAAATCTTCGAAGTGGGCGAGCAAAAACTTGTTGTCGCCGATGAGCCAGTGGAAATCATTGGCGAATCCGGTAAACAAAAAATGCGGCGGCTGGAAGTGGTCGCGCCAGTGGCCCTGAGCTTTGATTGCGATGTGCAAAATTTCATTCCTGCCGCTGCACGGCCGGTGCAAGTTCAAGTCACCGCCATGCGCGGTAACCTCTCAGGCAAGTTGAAATTGGACGCCCCGTCGGATTGGAAAGTTTCCCCTGAGTCGCAAACATTTGAGCTTCTCAAAATTGGCGAAAGTGCGAAGCTTTCCTTTACCGTAACGCCACCGGCGCAGGCGACTTCAACGGAAATCATTGCGCAGGCCGAAATAAATGGCGCGACTTTCGACAATCGCCGTGTGGAAATTCATTACGATCATATTCCCCCACTTTTGCTGCAGCCGGTCGCGCGTCTCAAGGCTGTGGCGCTCGATCTGGCAATTCGTGGGCACACCGTTGGCTATTTGCCTGGCGCGGGGGATAGCGTGGCGGAATGCCTGGCGCAAATGGGTTACATGGTCAAGCAACTCGCTGCGGCTGATCTTACTGAAGACGGATTGCGCGGCCTGGATGCCGTGGTCATCGGCATTCGCGCTTTCAATGTGCGGACAGATTTAGCTCCGCACTTGCCGGCGCTGTTTGCATACTGCGAGTCCGGCGGCAACGTCATCGTGCAATACAATCGACCAGATGGTATTAAGGCCGATAAGCTCGCCCCGTACGATCTGCGAATTTCCTCGGAGCGTGTGACCGATGAACAATCGCCCGTCACGTTTTTGGCGCCCGATCATCCGGCGCTCAACACGCCCAACAAAATTACACAGGCCGATTTCGACGGTTGGGTGCAGGAACGCGGCATCTATTTTCCGAATCAGTGGGACGAACATTTCACGCCTCTGATTGCCTGCAACGATCCGGGCGAAGCGCCGCTGAAAGGGGGCATTCTCGTGGCCAAGCATGGCCGTGGTTATTTTGTATACACTAGTCTGGATTGGTTCCGCGAGCTCCCCGCGGGCGTGCCCGGCGCCTATCGATTGTTTGCGAATCTGATTTCTTTGGGTAAAGAATGAGACATCCGGCAGGCAGATTTGATGATCGATTCGACCGACAACCGGCAAGTTGCAATCGATGACGAGGCAACCGATTTGCCAGCGCTGCGCACCTGGCCGGCGGTGTATGCGTTTGTGTTAGTCACGTTTGTCGTTTGGGTTGCTCTTTTGACCGCGCTCTCGAGGGCGTTTTTGTGAACGCACTTGATTATGCCGTGCTCTTTTGCGCCATCCTGGGAATTGCGTGTTATGGAACCTGGCGTACGCGTGATCGGCGGACGTTCAGTGCCTATCTCAAAGGCGAAGGAAAAACGCGCTGGTTTAGCATTGGGCTTTCGGTCATGGCCACGCAGGCCAGCGCCGTGACATTTCTTTCGACGCCGGGCCAAGGCTATGAAAGCGGTCTGGGGTTTGTGCAACTTTATTTTGGGATGCCGATTGCGCTGGTGATTATTGCGGCGGTGTTCTTGCCGATTTATCGACGGTTGAACCTGTATACCGCCTACGAATATTTGGGGCGACGGTTCGATAAGAAAACGCGATTGTTGGGAGCAGCGGTTTTTTTATTGCAGCGCGGACTTGGCGCCGGCATTACCATTTATGCGCCGGCCATTGTGCTTTCCAGCGTGCTCGGCTGGCGGTTGGACGTAACGATTGTGTGCAGCGGCCTGGTGGTCATTGTTTATACGACCTTGGGTGGCAGCGATGCGGTGAATATCACGCAGAAGCAGCAGTTTGCCGTGATTATGGCCGGAATGCTGGCGGCCGCTTTTGTGCTGTGCTCAAAATTGCCGTCCGGGCTTTTACTCAGCGATACCTTCAGCTTGGCCGGCGGATTTCACAAATTGCAGGCTACGAACTATTCGTTTGATCTGAAAGAGCGCTATACGTTTTGGTCGGGCCTGCTGGGCGGCACGTTTTTAATGCTGGCCTATTTTGGCGCCGACCAATCACAGGTGCAGCGCTACATTTCCGGCGCTTCGCTGCGAGAAAGCCGGCTGGGGCTAATGTTCAATGCCGTGTTCAAAATCCCGATGCAGTTTTTCATTCTGCTGTTGGGCGTGCTGCTGTTTGTGTTCTATCAATTTCAGCTGCCGCCGGTGTATTTTAACCGCGTGGCGTGGCAGCAACGGTTAGAGCACGGTGACCGCCAGCAGCTCAATGCGCTGGAAATGAACTTTAACGCCGCCCACGATGAACAGCAACAGAATCTGCAAGCCTGGATCGATGCACGGCATGGGCACGATTCGGATGCGGAAGCTGCGGCCCGCGCCGCTGCGACAGCGGTTCAGCAAAGGATGGACGACATTCGCCAAGAAGTCGCCGAGGCCGTCGATCCACGCAAAAAAACGAACCAATCGGATTACGTATTTATCGATTTTATTCTGGATTATCTGCCGCATGGGCTAATCGGACTGTTAATCACGGCATTTTTCGCAGCGGCACTATCGGCCAAAGCGGCGGAGTTGAACGCCCTGGCGACCAGCACCACGATCGATTGGTATCGATATCTTATCCGGCCGCAGGCCAGCGACGAGCAATGTTTGCTGGCTTCGAAATGCTTCACCGTGATGTGGGGATTCGTGGCGATTGCCTTCGCACTGTTTGCGGCCATGTCGGAAAATTTAATTCAGGCAGTCAACATCCTGGGGTCAATTTTTTATCCGGTAATGCTGGGGTTATTCATGGTCGGTTTCTTCATTCGCTGGGTTGGGGGAACTGCCATATTTTGGGGAGCAATCTTGGCGCAAGTACTTGTGATTGCGCTCTATTTTTCGCTGGAGATTAGTTACGTCTGGTATAATTTGATCGGTTGTGTGGTGTGCATGGTGTTCAGCATGCTGTTGCAAATTCCACTCCCTCGGCGGCCTCAACCGATCGGCCCAAATCTCACCCCATGAGCGCCGCACCTGTTATTTGCTTTGGCCAGCAGCCGTGCGGTTTTTTTCCCAGGCGATATTTGTACGCCAAAATCCAAACCGCCCGGCGATTGCAGGCGGAATTGGGCGGCAAAATTGTGTACTTTTGCCACGACAGCGACCACGATCCGCGCGAAACCAAAACCACATTGCGGCATCGCATGTTCGGCGACGCGGCCGATTTCAACTTCGAGTTTGAGAATAAGGTACAAAAGAAGTATTCGCCTTTGTATTTAAAACGGATTCCCGAAAATTGGCGGCCGCACATGGCGCGAATTTTGAGCGAATACGTGGATGCCAGCTTGTTCGACATGTTCGAACAAACTGTCGCCAAGCACGCAGCCGATTTCTGCCTGGAAATCTATAGCCAGATGGGATTGCTACACGGCATTCAAGTGGTCCGTTCCAGTGATCCTAAGTTTCGTCGCGCTGCCTGCGAAATTTCCGATTTTTTTGTCGATGTGCCCTATGAAGGTGAAATTGTGCGGGCCCGCTGCATTGACGGCGCGCTCAAACTGCATAAAGGGGGAGATTCGTTCATCACCTTGCCAGAAATGCCATTTCGCACCGATCAGGTCAGTCCTGCTCGAGATGCGCGGCTGCGATGGATGCAATCGGTGATTCATTGCACGCATTATGTGGCCGGCGCGAGCGAAAAGTTATATCTCCATCGCGACGATGCACCCGAAATACAGTATGTTGAACGAGACTTTATTGAGCGATGCGAAGAGGCCTATGTCGAACTCGACAATTAAATCTCCAGTGCTAATGGCGTTCGGTCCACATCCGGACGACATCGAGTTTGCCTGCGGCGGCGTGATTGCCAAGACGACACGCGCCGGGCACGCGGCGCATTTGGTGATTTGCTCTCGTGGTGAATCTGCCACTCACGGCACACCCGAAGAGCGAGTTAAAGAAGCGCAACTTGGCGCTGAAATTCTGCGTGCCACGGTTGAATTTGTGGAGCTCGACGGCGATGCCCATTTGGAAGTTCGCCCCGTCCATGCCATCAAACTGGCGGGAATCATTCGCCATCTGCGGCCGCAGATTGTTTTAGCGCCCAGTCTGGTGGAAAATCAGCATCCGGATCATGCACGCTTGGGGAAGCTTGTCCGCGATGCTACTCGGCTTGCGCGGTATGGCGGCTTGCAAGAACTTCGCGAGCAAACGCCGCATACGATTCGGCATTTGTTGTATTACGCCGTATCGCCCGATGCGGAGCCGCGCGATATTACTCCAGTGCTAATCGATGTTTCGGCCGCGGAAATTATTGCCGATTGGACCGCGGCCATGGAGGCGCACCGTTCGCAAACGCAAGCCCGGGCATACGTGGAATTGCAACTAACGCGCGCTCGTTTCCACGGATTGCGTGCGGGCGTTGGTCATGCGGTGCCATTGTTTCCCAACGATCCCGTGGTGTTGGATTCGCTGAATGTGCTCAGCGGAGGCGTTAACCGCTTTTAATATGGCCAGCGAGCATCCCTTGAACATTGGCATCGCGTGCTATCCTACCGTGGGCGGCAGTGGCGTGTTGGCTTCGGCCTTGGGCGAAAAGCTGGCGGAGCGCGGACATGAGGTCCATTTTTTCAGTTATGAGCGCCCATTTCGATTGCCCCTTGATGTGCCCCGGTTGCATTTTCATCGTGTCGAGGTGAACGATTATGGACTGTTCAAATATCCCGATTACACGCTGCCGCTCTCTGTGAAAATGGCGGAAGTTAGCCGCCAGCATCAACTCGACGTGCTGCATGTTCACTACGCCGTGCCACACGCCACTGCTGCAATTCTGGCGTGTGGCATGTTGCCAGCGGAACATCGGCCGCGGATTGTTACAACGCTGCATGGAACAGATACCACCTTGCTGGGCCGTGACCCCGGCTATATGGCTGCTATTCGTCACGCACTCAACAGTTCGGACGCCGTAACAACCGTTTCCGATTTTTTAAAGCAGGAAACACAACGGCTGCTGAATTTTGATCGTCCGATTGAAACCATCCACAACTTTTTCACGCCGCGGCCTGTGAGTCGTTCCCGTGACGAAGTGCGCGAAGAGTTGGGGCTGAACAGCGAGCTGCTGCTGTTTCATAGTTCCAATTTGCGTTCGGTCAAGCGGATCGATTTACTGCTGGAAGCGACCGCCCGCATTCGTCCACGAGAAGCGTTTAAACTGCTGATTCTCGCGGGAGAGGATTTCACGCCGTTTGAAGCAGACGTGCGCCGACTGGGTTTGACTGATCGAGTCACAGTGCGGGCAAAGGTTATGGAAATTGAAGACTATCTCCAAGCCGCTGATTTGGGGCTATTCACTTCCGAGTTGGAAAGTTTCGGCCTGAGCATTCTGGAGGGCATGTGTTTTGGCTGCCCGAGTGTGGCGATGCGAGTGGGGGGCGTGCCAGAGGTAATCGATGACAATGTTTCGGGCTTGCTCACGCCATTTGGCGATGTGGGCACTTTTGCCAAGGCGGTGGAATCACTCATGCAAAACGGTGCCCGCCGCCGAGCCTTTGGCTACGCCGCCCAGCGTTATGCGCAGGAACGTTTCTCTGCCGAGGTGATTGTGCCGCGGTACGAGAATTTGTATCGCAGAATTTGTGGCTGATGCTTGCATGGTGCGGTCAATGCGTTTACTCTGAACTCACCATGAAGCGAATTCTTATTTTGAGCTGGATGATGTTGGTCGGTTGGATACTGACCGCAGAATGGCAGGCACCGGCGGCGACTGCCGCAACATCTTCAGAGCCTGCCGCAACCGATGATTTTTCGCCACCGCAGATTCCGCTGCCGACGTTTGCCGACAAGAATTTCGATGTCAAAGAGTTTGGCGCCACTGGCGATGGTCAAACGAATGACACGTCGGCCGTGAACAAAGCCATCGAAGCTTGCAACGCACAAGGAGGTGGAACGATCCGTTTCCCCGAGGGCAAGTACATGGTGGCGTCGGTGCACTTGCTCAGCAATGTGCGGCTGTTGTTGGACGACAAGGCAGTCATCGAGGGGAGGAAAGATGGTTATGATGCGCTTGAGCCTAATCCGACGAATGGGAAATACCAGGATGTGGGGCACAGTCACTTTCATGACGCCGTGATGTGGGGGGAGAATATCGAGAATTTCGCGGTAATTGGCGGGCAGGTGAACGGTGGCGGCGTGACGCAGGGCAATCCGAAGGAAGGAGGCGGCGACAAAGTATTTGCCATCAAAGTTGGAAAGAATTTGCTATTCAAAAATACCAAGCACGTCACGGGTGGGCACTTTGTTTATTTGCTCAACGATTGTGAGAACATCACGATTGACCATGCCGTCATCAAAAAATCGCGAGACGCCATCGATTTGATGGGTTGCCGTAATGTGGCTATGACCGGCTGTAGCTTTACCGGCTGCAGCGATGACACGCTGGGAATTAAAAGCGACTACGCACTTGGCCGGCGCATCAAAAGCGAAAACATTTACGCTTGGGATGATTATTTTGAGTCGGGCTGCAATGGGCTGCAATTCGGATCGGAAACGGCGGGAGATTTTCAGCATATTCGCATCTGGAATATTAAAATCGGCCGAGCGATGAAAGCTGGAATCGGCATTACATCCAACGACAGCGGGCGAATTGAAGATGTAAGGTATCGCAATATCGAAATTAAAGGCGCGGCTAATCCCATCTACATTCTCATTACCGACC is part of the Pirellulales bacterium genome and harbors:
- a CDS encoding PIG-L family deacetylase codes for the protein MKIARFLAAVVVLMPILHGIVSAHAGDSPSGLAILQQLRGFQQLGSVLHIAAHPDDENTQLITYLARGRHVRTAYLSITRGDGGQNVLGPEFGDELGLIRTEELLSARRLDGGQQFFTRAIDFGFSKDYRETLRIWDEQAVLSDVVRVIRTFQPDVIITRFSPEASRTHGHHTASAVLSVEAFKLAGDPAAFPEQLKDLTPWQPKRLLMNSGGFGRGGPAGGTQGNAPGGGAENSTAVRMDISGTDPVLNESFADIAAQSRAMHKTQGFGNFGGGGRGGARVESFQLLAGEPAKNDIFDGVDTTWNRIHGGNEIGKLIDGIIAKFNPADPAASVPDLLELRSKVNAQPASRLVDEKRRQLDRILQACLGLTVETTVDHAEVVPGETIVLRHTATMRSDAPVHWLGVRYPNISKSTDESMELHSNQPAERKITQMIPTNTPLTQPYWLQEPPGIGLYHVSDASLIGRPENPPVFPIEQIFEVGEQKLVVADEPVEIIGESGKQKMRRLEVVAPVALSFDCDVQNFIPAAARPVQVQVTAMRGNLSGKLKLDAPSDWKVSPESQTFELLKIGESAKLSFTVTPPAQATSTEIIAQAEINGATFDNRRVEIHYDHIPPLLLQPVARLKAVALDLAIRGHTVGYLPGAGDSVAECLAQMGYMVKQLAAADLTEDGLRGLDAVVIGIRAFNVRTDLAPHLPALFAYCESGGNVIVQYNRPDGIKADKLAPYDLRISSERVTDEQSPVTFLAPDHPALNTPNKITQADFDGWVQERGIYFPNQWDEHFTPLIACNDPGEAPLKGGILVAKHGRGYFVYTSLDWFRELPAGVPGAYRLFANLISLGKE
- a CDS encoding sodium:solute symporter, whose translation is MNALDYAVLFCAILGIACYGTWRTRDRRTFSAYLKGEGKTRWFSIGLSVMATQASAVTFLSTPGQGYESGLGFVQLYFGMPIALVIIAAVFLPIYRRLNLYTAYEYLGRRFDKKTRLLGAAVFLLQRGLGAGITIYAPAIVLSSVLGWRLDVTIVCSGLVVIVYTTLGGSDAVNITQKQQFAVIMAGMLAAAFVLCSKLPSGLLLSDTFSLAGGFHKLQATNYSFDLKERYTFWSGLLGGTFLMLAYFGADQSQVQRYISGASLRESRLGLMFNAVFKIPMQFFILLLGVLLFVFYQFQLPPVYFNRVAWQQRLEHGDRQQLNALEMNFNAAHDEQQQNLQAWIDARHGHDSDAEAAARAAATAVQQRMDDIRQEVAEAVDPRKKTNQSDYVFIDFILDYLPHGLIGLLITAFFAAALSAKAAELNALATSTTIDWYRYLIRPQASDEQCLLASKCFTVMWGFVAIAFALFAAMSENLIQAVNILGSIFYPVMLGLFMVGFFIRWVGGTAIFWGAILAQVLVIALYFSLEISYVWYNLIGCVVCMVFSMLLQIPLPRRPQPIGPNLTP
- a CDS encoding PIG-L family deacetylase gives rise to the protein MSNSTIKSPVLMAFGPHPDDIEFACGGVIAKTTRAGHAAHLVICSRGESATHGTPEERVKEAQLGAEILRATVEFVELDGDAHLEVRPVHAIKLAGIIRHLRPQIVLAPSLVENQHPDHARLGKLVRDATRLARYGGLQELREQTPHTIRHLLYYAVSPDAEPRDITPVLIDVSAAEIIADWTAAMEAHRSQTQARAYVELQLTRARFHGLRAGVGHAVPLFPNDPVVLDSLNVLSGGVNRF
- the bshA gene encoding N-acetyl-alpha-D-glucosaminyl L-malate synthase BshA, translated to MCSAEALTAFNMASEHPLNIGIACYPTVGGSGVLASALGEKLAERGHEVHFFSYERPFRLPLDVPRLHFHRVEVNDYGLFKYPDYTLPLSVKMAEVSRQHQLDVLHVHYAVPHATAAILACGMLPAEHRPRIVTTLHGTDTTLLGRDPGYMAAIRHALNSSDAVTTVSDFLKQETQRLLNFDRPIETIHNFFTPRPVSRSRDEVREELGLNSELLLFHSSNLRSVKRIDLLLEATARIRPREAFKLLILAGEDFTPFEADVRRLGLTDRVTVRAKVMEIEDYLQAADLGLFTSELESFGLSILEGMCFGCPSVAMRVGGVPEVIDDNVSGLLTPFGDVGTFAKAVESLMQNGARRRAFGYAAQRYAQERFSAEVIVPRYENLYRRICG
- a CDS encoding glycosyl hydrolase family 28 protein, with product MKRILILSWMMLVGWILTAEWQAPAATAATSSEPAATDDFSPPQIPLPTFADKNFDVKEFGATGDGQTNDTSAVNKAIEACNAQGGGTIRFPEGKYMVASVHLLSNVRLLLDDKAVIEGRKDGYDALEPNPTNGKYQDVGHSHFHDAVMWGENIENFAVIGGQVNGGGVTQGNPKEGGGDKVFAIKVGKNLLFKNTKHVTGGHFVYLLNDCENITIDHAVIKKSRDAIDLMGCRNVAMTGCSFTGCSDDTLGIKSDYALGRRIKSENIYAWDDYFESGCNGLQFGSETAGDFQHIRIWNIKIGRAMKAGIGITSNDSGRIEDVRYRNIEIKGAANPIYILITDRLRTGEPHVTPGQIKDVTIQNVTVTECAAGRQGEVNPTSICGLPDYPIENLTLKDVKIVMPGGGSNRDASVDPPYPKDYSPRSLGPRPASAFFIRNVKGLTLKDVEVSYEKPDQRPPLAIVNADGITLDHVTISDKPSDVDWMRLTKVKGLMLRDSLGLADIQGEAIDQGTK